CTGTTCTGCATCTCTCTGTGTcatcctgtccctctgtccagAAACTTTGGGTATTGTCCTGTCTTTCTGTCCTGCACGTTGGGTAATGTCACCACCCCACTGTCCTGCACCCCTGGGCATGgctctgtccttctgtcctgcACCACTGGACATTGTCCTGTCTTTCTGTCCTGAACTTTGGGGACTGTCACCACCCCACTGTCCTGCACccctgggcatggctgtgtccctctgtcctgcacCGTTGGACATTGTCCTATCCCAGTGTCCCACATTTCTGGGAACGACATCTCTGTCCTGGAAGCCCTCCCGTCCCTCTGTCctgcatttctgtgtgtgtctctgtcccacagccccaggcagagcccCCCTGCACCCCATCCCTGAACGGGGCTGTCCCATCCCTCAGCAGGCCCAGCTTGTGGCCACCATCCAGCTGTTACCCGGCTTCCCAGATGTGACAGCCTGCTGCAGGATGGCACCGCCCTCTCCCTGGCCCTCAGCTGGCCCACAGCAGCTATTTCCAGCACCCAGGAATATTTGTCCACGCCAGGGGAGGTCTGTGCCCCGTGCCCAGGGTGCCCCTGCCCACCTGGGGGTCGCGGCTGCCCGAGGTGCCCAGCAGGATACGCAGGAAAAGCTGAGTAACAGAGGTGACTTATAAGAATGTCATTATCTATATTCCTGACTCCTACCGCAGGAAAACAGGCTATTTTCATGCTGAAGCAGGAGCAGAATTTAGCAGGCAGATAAACCGGCAGGCGGGAGATGCTCGGAGGGTTATTTCGGGCTGTGTTCCTTTCCAGGCGTTTTCCTCGCCTTTTGGTATTTTATTCTCCACGCCGGGCTGTGTTTTGACCTTGGCGCGGGCAGCGGGGGCCCCCAGGGTGTTTTTCCCCCCCCTCCTTTGAGTCTCGAAACATCAACTTTTCCACTATCGGCTCCGCGGGATATTTCGGGTGGTGGCAGCGTCATCCCGCAGCCTTTGATGCGGTGCAGCCTCAGGGGCCCCGAGAGGTTCCCGGCTCTGGGGGGGAGCCCGGGCTCTGGGGACCCCCGGGACACCGGGCTGGGGGTCCCCCAAACACAGAGAAGGAGGTTTTGATGTCCCCAAGTGTGAAATAATGGTGCAGGGGGGATGTGTGGAGCCTGTGCCCATCCCCGTGGGATGCCTGTCCCAGAGGGATGCCCTTCCCAAGGGTGCCCCTTCTGGGGATGTGCCCACCCCTTTGGGATGCTTATCCCAGAGAAAAACCCATCTCAGGGCACGTCCTGAGAGCTGAATTCCTATCCTGGTGTGGTGCCCACTCCAGTGGGAGGACTGTCCCAAGAGGATACCCATTCTGGGGATGTGCCCACCCCTTTAGGATGCTTATCGCAGGGAAAAACCCATCTCAGGGAACGTCCTGAGAGCTGAATTCCCATCCTGGTTGGGTGCCCACTCCTGGACTGTCCCAAGAAGATGCCCATTCCAAAGGGATGCCCATTCTGATGGGATGCCTGTCCCAGAAGGATGCCTTTCCCAAGGATGCCCATTCTGGAGATGTGCCCACCCCTTTGGGATGCTTATCCCAGGGAAAAATCCCATCTCAGGGCACGTCCTGCGTGCTGAATTCCCATCCTGGTGTGGTGCCCACTCCAGTGGGAGGACTGTGCCAAGAAGATGCCCATTCCAAAGGGATGCCCATTCCAGAGGGATGCCCATCCTGAGGGAAGCCTGCCCCGCAGAAATGCCCATCCCATGCCAGCAGAGCACCTGCCAACCACGGAGCTGCACCCTCCCGCTTCGCCACATCATTTCTCTTGTGGTCACACACGGATGTAGGGCTGTTTGTGGGGCCAGTGGccatctctgtcccctctgGCCCCTGCCCCGGTAACCCCGGTGCCCTCCCCCGGCCCTGCTTTTCCCGCGGAGCCGAGGGGAGCCGTCAGCCCCGGCCGGTAGCGGTGATGGACGATGCTCATTCCCTGTCTGTCGTCTTGTACCTCCCGGGGCCGCTCCCAACTCCCGGCCTCGGCGGCACCAGCCCGACCGCCCCGGCAAATTCCAGCATCGGAGATGCTGCAGTCAAGGTGCCATGGTGATGGGCGCCGCAGCCCTGGGGATTGCACGGTcccggccgggagcggcggcgacGGCGGGAATGGCTGCGATGGAGACGGGCACAGCGGGAGAAGGAACGGGGTCTGCGGGGAGGGGATGGCAGAGagtggagggaaggaggagagagatggacagacagcagccAGACAGGCTGATGGACGTGGAATGGGGATGGAGAAGtgatggatggacagatggacagctCATCGCACAGTTTGGGAGGCATTGGTGtcccccctccttcccccagctctccccagacACAAATCAGGGCAGGACtgataaaaatatattctttattCTTCTCTAAAGGCTATCAATGACACCTGTAACAAAGcatcattattattaattattattaattattattatctttCATTATAAAAAACAGGGCCTGGGGCCAGCGAAGcagggtggggggggggggggggcggcaGCACCAAACCGTccacaataaatattttatttacagcaaGAAGTGACCCCGTGGAGCCGGAGAGTGGCCAGCAAGGTGCTTGACACTGAGCCCACCCATGGCAGGACGGGGGTCCCTAGGACACATCCACACCCCCCACCCATAGGTGCCTTCAATCCAGCCGGGCACCCGTCATGGGGGGTGGGTGGCGCTGACCCCCGtccggggctgggcagggcagctcaCAGGCACTCGTGCAGCACCTGGGTGTTGGTGCAGTTGAGGCAGCTGACGTGGCAGCACCAGTGGAAGGTGCAGTTGCAGCGCTCGGTGACGCGCTGGGTGCGCGTGCGGTACCCGCGCCCGCAGCACAGCAGCTCGCACCCGTCCAGCCCTGGCGAGGAGCTGTTGCAGAACCTCCCAGCCGTGCCCGCCGTGCCCATCTTCCCGCTGTAGGTGCAGAAATTGGGCGATTTCTCGAAGTACACGAGGTCGTGGGGCGAGGGAGGTTTGTGGGCCGGGTTTTCGGGCTCCAGGTGATGCAGCTCCACCCGTGACGCGCGGTTGCTGCCCTTGTTGCCGTAGATGACGCGGGAAGCGCCGTCGAAGCGATCCTTCAGGACATCGCCCACGGCACGGAAGGTGGGCAGCCGCATCCAGCAGGTGCGCACGGTGCAGGAGCCCGACATGCCGTGGCACTTGCACTCCTGGCGCATCTCCGAGAAGACAGtctggaaggaaaggggaatttggggctttgTGAGCAGCCTGAGACCCACCCTAGGGACAACCGTGCTCCTACACCCCTCATTTCTGCAGTGTCACATCACTCAGACATCACTTGTCCCAAAGACAAGCACAAAACCCATCTCCAACTGTTCCCAAGACACATGGGAACAGGCAGAAGGTTTTGGTGGCCGTGCTCATCTCTGTGCCTGGaagaaaaggggaatttgggactTTGTGAGCAGCCTGAGATGTCCCTGGGGACCACCGTGCTCCTACACCCCTCATTTCTGCAGTGTCACATCACTCAGACATCACTTATTTATCCCAAAGACAAGTGTGAAACCCATCTCTAACTGTTCCCAGAACAGGCTGAAGGTCTTGGTGGTTGTGCTCATCTTTGTGCCTggaaggaaatgggaatttggggctttGTGAGCAGCCTGAGACCCTCCTGGGGACAACCGTGCTCTTACACCCCTCATTTCTTCACTGTCACATCTCTCAGACATCACTCGTCCCAAAGACAAGCACAAAACCCATCTCCAACTGTTCCCGACACACACATGGGAACAGGCTGAAGGTCTTGGTGGTTGTGCTCATCTTTGTGTCTGGAAGGAAAGAGGAATTTGGGGCTTTGTGAGCAGGTTGAGATCCCCCTGGGGACGCTCCTACACCCCTCATTTCTGCAGTGTCACATCACTCAGACATCATTTATCCCAAAGACAAGCACAAAACCCATCTCCAGTTGCTCCCAACACACACATGGGAACAGGCTGAAGGTTTTGGTGGCCTTGCTCAtctctgtgcccaccccagtgccctcagcaaGCCCCCGGTGCCCTCACCATGCGCCCAGCCTCGTTGTTGTGCAGGTTCATGAGGAAACGCAGGTCCCGGCCCTTCTCACTGGAGTCCACAAACTCCCTCCCAAAGAGGCGGCCGAAGTCGATGTTGTCACTGCAGCCCCCCCAGTGCCAGTCGGGACCCCCGGGCCCACGGCGCCGGTAGTCACAGGTGCAGGACTCGATGGACCCCTCCGAGCACGACCGGGCCACCGAGTGTGTCACGCCAGCGCTGGTGATGGCAAAGATGAACGCTGTCTCCCGGCAGCCTGTGGAGGGAGCGGGGCCTCAGGGTGCTGCcaggatggggagggggcacccACTGACACCCCCAACCCTCCATCACAATGAGCTGGTGATGCCCCATAGACACCAGGGGTGCTTTGATGAGCATCCCAACTTGGGGGTGCATGGAGGAGGTCTGGGGGACCCCCGTGCTTCCCCCCCACCAGCCTCACCCCTGTTGACGATTTTGCCGAAGATGTTGGGGCCCTGCGAGGTGGGGCAGTTCCAGCGGCGGTTGCGGAACTGCCACTTGCACTCCTTGATGGCGGTCTGGAGGCCGGAGCTGACGCTGTGCAGGATGCCGGGGTTCTGCCGGATCAGCTTGCGCTGCTTTcggctcagcagctgcaggctggggtcCAGCACCAGCTGCACGTTCTTGGAGTCGGTCAGCAGGTTGGTGGACGAGGCCACGTTGATGATGCCCCTGTGGCACAGGTGGGGATGGTGACCCCAGCGCCTCCCTCCTCACCTCAGCCTCCCTGCAGGTTCCTCGCTGCCACCGCAGCATCCCCTGTAGGGATCCCAAACGCGGCTCGCAGCCCCGTGCTCCCCCACACGCCCCATT
The Ammospiza caudacuta isolate bAmmCau1 chromosome 31, bAmmCau1.pri, whole genome shotgun sequence DNA segment above includes these coding regions:
- the WNT1 gene encoding proto-oncogene Wnt-1, whose translation is MRAAALGLALRALWALALSSLSNTLAVNNSGRWWGIINVASSTNLLTDSKNVQLVLDPSLQLLSRKQRKLIRQNPGILHSVSSGLQTAIKECKWQFRNRRWNCPTSQGPNIFGKIVNRGCRETAFIFAITSAGVTHSVARSCSEGSIESCTCDYRRRGPGGPDWHWGGCSDNIDFGRLFGREFVDSSEKGRDLRFLMNLHNNEAGRMTVFSEMRQECKCHGMSGSCTVRTCWMRLPTFRAVGDVLKDRFDGASRVIYGNKGSNRASRVELHHLEPENPAHKPPSPHDLVYFEKSPNFCTYSGKMGTAGTAGRFCNSSSPGLDGCELLCCGRGYRTRTQRVTERCNCTFHWCCHVSCLNCTNTQVLHECL